In Armatimonadota bacterium, the following proteins share a genomic window:
- a CDS encoding glycerate kinase — protein sequence MGAVPMRAIRKVVVAPTAFKGSLTPVEAAQAMERGVGRVLPEAEVVALPLADGGDGMLQCLAYAGVCTMHQHTVSDAFARPQQSLYGLSTDGLTGFIEMAQICGLAQLRPEERDPRRTTTLGVGEMIVHLLTQGVEKLVIGLGGSATNDGGSGALMALGWQLLDERGEPIPLGNAGMLCLRRVVPPSPPDEQVEVVLAADVRNPLLGKHGATAVFAPQKGATAEMLPELERAMRRWAIEVHRAIGRKISRVPGTGAAGGLAFGLLAHFPQAHLVSGAEFVMQAVGFADALHDANLVLTGEGQVDATTLHGKLLMRVLQAARKQRVPVAVICGDVRGGLAMLKPYGVIACQTLVSPNITREEAMRTASVLIEEKTAKLLRHL from the coding sequence ATGGGTGCTGTACCGATGCGAGCCATCCGCAAAGTAGTGGTCGCGCCAACCGCTTTCAAGGGTAGCCTGACACCAGTAGAAGCCGCCCAGGCGATGGAGCGCGGTGTAGGTCGCGTTCTGCCCGAGGCGGAGGTGGTAGCACTGCCACTGGCGGACGGTGGTGACGGCATGTTACAGTGTTTGGCATACGCCGGGGTGTGTACGATGCATCAACACACCGTTTCCGATGCGTTCGCGCGACCGCAACAGTCTCTTTACGGGCTGAGCACAGATGGGCTTACCGGCTTTATCGAGATGGCGCAAATTTGCGGTCTGGCTCAGCTGCGTCCCGAAGAGCGTGACCCGCGTCGCACCACCACGCTGGGCGTTGGCGAGATGATCGTCCACCTGCTGACGCAAGGGGTTGAAAAGCTGGTCATCGGTCTGGGCGGCAGCGCAACCAACGATGGGGGTTCTGGTGCACTAATGGCGCTGGGCTGGCAACTTCTGGACGAACGAGGGGAGCCGATACCTCTCGGCAACGCGGGGATGCTTTGTCTGCGTCGTGTGGTACCTCCCTCTCCGCCCGATGAGCAGGTGGAGGTCGTTCTGGCGGCGGACGTGCGCAACCCGCTGCTGGGCAAGCATGGGGCGACCGCCGTCTTCGCACCGCAGAAGGGAGCGACGGCAGAGATGCTACCCGAACTGGAACGCGCCATGCGCCGCTGGGCGATAGAAGTACACAGAGCGATTGGCAGAAAGATTTCGCGCGTGCCGGGCACAGGCGCGGCAGGAGGGCTGGCGTTTGGGTTGCTAGCGCATTTCCCGCAGGCGCACCTTGTCTCAGGCGCGGAGTTCGTGATGCAGGCTGTGGGTTTCGCCGACGCCCTGCATGACGCCAATCTGGTGTTGACCGGCGAGGGACAGGTGGATGCCACCACTCTGCACGGCAAACTGCTGATGCGGGTGCTACAGGCAGCGAGAAAGCAGAGGGTACCGGTTGCGGTTATCTGCGGGGATGTACGCGGCGGCCTCGCGATGCTGAAGCCTTACGGTGTGATAGCGTGTCAGACGCTGGTTTCGCCAAACATCACCCGTGAGGAAGCAATGCGCACAGCAAGCGTCTTGATAGAGGAGAAAACAGCGAAACTGCTGAGGCATTTATAA
- a CDS encoding 2-Cys peroxiredoxin, which yields MSVERHGAVTFKGQPLTLVGPELKPGDKAPDFTIIDQSLQPVSLKDYKGKVILLSVVPSLDTSICSAQTKRFNEEAAKLPEDVAILTVSMDLPFAQARFCGAENIDRVKVLSDHRDASFAQAYGTLVKELRLESRAIFVIDRDGVIRYVEYVPEIASHPNYDAALQAVKSLL from the coding sequence ATGTCAGTGGAACGCCATGGTGCGGTCACGTTTAAAGGACAACCGTTGACGCTTGTCGGACCCGAGCTGAAACCCGGAGACAAAGCGCCAGATTTTACCATTATAGACCAGTCGCTACAACCTGTGTCGCTGAAGGACTACAAAGGCAAAGTGATTCTGCTCAGCGTAGTGCCCTCTCTGGACACCAGCATCTGCTCTGCGCAAACGAAGCGGTTTAACGAAGAGGCGGCGAAACTGCCAGAGGACGTGGCTATCCTCACCGTGAGCATGGACCTGCCCTTTGCGCAGGCTCGCTTTTGCGGCGCGGAGAACATCGACCGCGTGAAGGTGCTTTCCGACCACCGAGACGCCTCCTTCGCGCAGGCGTACGGTACGCTGGTGAAAGAACTGCGGCTGGAGTCCCGCGCGATTTTCGTGATAGACCGGGATGGTGTTATTCGCTACGTGGAGTACGTGCCCGAAATCGCCAGCCATCCCAACTACGACGCCGCGCTACAGGCGGTGAAGAGTTTGCTGTAG